CCAAGTCGCTAGTGATTTGCACTGCTAAGGCTGGAGCCTGAATACCCTATATCTCACCCCTCCTCCCCACTCCCACTACATTTTGTTTACATGGTGGAAAAAGCCTAGCCCCTTCATTCATGTCTTGTTTTGTAGGGAATGGATTTACCGGATGCCCTCCCAGTTCCCATACACTCCCATCCCCTCCTATCTgtgcgatcacggttaagtcacgtcaacattttatcattattgctttttgtattattatctctataaaaaattaatataaaatgttgacgtgacttaaccgtgactgcACAAAATAGAAAATGATGGGAGTGTATGAGaactgggagggcagagaagccgggTCCTATGGGATGGtgatgtttgatttttttttgtttttggtatgGTTTGTGTTTGTCGTTGGGATTTTGTGGTTGCCACAAAATGGTAGGAATGAAAGCGATAGAGTGAGAGTTGTAGGGTCCAGTCGAATCCAATCATGAGCACCAAACGTAATAAGGAATGCTAATCCAGTTTAAGACTCGTAACAAACCTGCCCAGTGCGTATCCGTCAAGGTGCGTCAGTTGAATACATCAACTAAGTAATTTAACATGactacataaaaattacataaaagagATGAACAAGTAAATCATAGTGATCTTGTCTTTGTAAGTAAACATTTGGATTGGGAGGAGTCATTGATGACGTTTGGAGTCAAAGCGTTTTAAAATCCTATTGACTCCCCTATGATTTTAAAGTCTATTACGATGCTATCAAATCTTAATTTGACTTCCCGAATATGAATCTAGTCTTATTATATTTATTGAGAAATAACAACAGCAATTCAAGGCAAAATCCTTTTCAAAACTCTCTGAACTTTACAGATTTCATGCAGGTTAGTTAGCATATAACAATCAGTACTTTGCTCAAAATGTCAACTATGCAAATCAATCTATCACATACCAAATTTATTTTACCATGTCCACAGTTTATTCTTACAGTACAACAGAATGACGTTTACATGAGAATGTAAACTGTAAAAGTACCATCCAAAGCAATGGTAAATGGTACCAGCCTGCGTTAATCTATATTGTTACATAAAACAGTAGTTTAGCAGCAAGTAGAGATTAACAAGAACATTTTAGACCAAAGGCAACAGCACATCACTCAGACAAAGTTATGACTGTTTCCTTTTGCGTTCAAGATAAAAATAGTTAGACTGAAATTTCAAGACCGCCCAAACAACATGACGGAAACCAATCTCAGGCCAGAGCACCGAGGGAGAGTACAAATAACAGAACGCACTCTGCCACAAAAGAAAATTGCTCAACCGGGTCTCACCTGAAGTACGGATTAAAACATCAGGGTCTGGTGCAACCGCCATATACATATGTTTTTCAATATCTGTCAATTTTACAATCTTCTCCCTTTCATTCTCTTCATTGCCTCCAAGTTTAGTTAGACCATACCCAGCTTTAATTGCATTCATCGAGCTAATCTCGTCCAGTTTTTCTTCACACGATTCTTGAACAGCATGCACAATCTCATCAGTGGAAGTGTACGCAATACATATTGACAGCACTCCTCGGGAGTTATTGGCCGTGGCTGCCATAGCCCTCTCCGCTGCCGACCTGACAGGTTCACTCAAGAGCTTTAGGTTCCCAATAAAATGTACCCTAACTCCATACTGATTCACTATGCTTTCTTCTTTGATTAACCCTTCGATCTTCTCCTGCATCAGGTCCATCAAGGATTGAACTTCTTCAGGATTCCTTTTGAAATTCTCAATACTAAACGCATATACCGTTACATATGTCACACCCAACTCAAAACAATACTTGAGCATGGACATAAGAGCCAAAAACCCAACCCTGTGTCCATCCCCATCCATCATCTTCCGCTTTTTAGCATATCTTCTGTTTCCATCCATGATGAAGGCAATGTGACGTGGTATGGGACGAATAGATATTACAAGAAAGAGACATCTCCTCAAAAAACTAACTATGCTCCAAAACAAGCGGGTTGCTATATTGCCACTGGTTTTCTCCATCCTAGAGCCCTGTACAACTGTCGAGTTCTCTGATAAAACCGATATGACCTGTTAGTTAATAAACAAAATTTATCCCAAACTCCTGAATCTACAGCGACATTGCCCAAAAATCATGCTCCCCTCCCCTTCttataaaacaaatttaatgCCCGAAACTTCAAATGTAATTGAGCTTATTAAACTTCAAAAACGCAAAAGATTCATGAACCATCAGCCATAGAATGCATAATGATCAAGTCTGTATTTTTCCAGCTATTCCCACTGTcaggcatttcatcaaacacatcCAGTGCTTCAAAAGAACGAGAAATTTTCTCAGTGCCGGGTAGTTTCAAGTGGGTGCTCCACGTGTCATAATATAAGCGGAGGGACATGAAAAAAATTTATCATTTCCGCCACTTTGTATTATGATACGTGAAGTACCACTTGAATACACCGCACTTGGAAAAATCTCTCAGAAGGAGAACCTTTTCGACAAACCATGAGAAATGAAGCACACAGAACAACACTGTTACTGCATTAGAGGTGTGTTGTACTAAAACCCATTTCCCAGCAGAACTCAAACGAACAGTTGAGCTCACAAAACGCAACTTGCGCACTGTTTCTTAACGAAATGATAAAAAGGAACAAACTTGGATTCCATGAACAACTAAACAAAATTTGAGGATTAAAAACATAAGTAAATATGTATAATTACGGTACGGAAGACGAGAGAAATCAGAAAGTACCTACTGGTGATTAAGCAAATATGTTCATTGTTCTATTTagatatattttatttcttatttgtaTATTAtgttagaggtcgcacttggtgcgatgacaAGTGCCTTCGctcatgagcggtaggtctcgggttcgagacttgggagcagcctctccataaaggggggtaaggctagccgacattcacctctcccagaccctgcgtaaagcgggtgCACAagactgggtacgacctttttatttgTATATTATGTTATTGTAGCATGCATTGCACTTCCGCAAATTCGAAGAATAAAAAGAAGCAGCTAATCAAGAATGCAATGCTTAATAATCTGAAAAATCACAAAATTAATACTATGACCAAAATGGTGATTAAGCAATCAGATTAACCCCGTTAAATGTGATTAAGCTCTAACTTCTGATTAGAAGCAGCATAAAAGAATCGAAAACACGAAATAGGAAGTAACATTGTCAACTTGCGAGAGATAGGAAAATCCCAGAACCTAGAAACACCCACTCCATTGAACCCAAATCATAAACTTTTTCTTTTCGattttctcggaaaccaaaCAGAAGATTGGaaaatcagagagagagagagagagagttaccgGTGAAGAATCAAATGCAGAGTAGGGCGGAGAAGGGCGGCGATTCCCCAGTGAAAGGTAAGAGTTCAAAGACAATTTCGCTCCTGCCGTCTCTCTTTGAAGCTGGAATCACATACAAAAATATCTACGTAGTACCTTCAgttttttactttatttattaAATGGCCCCTGAAATTTGAGCCAagtttaatttccgtccatgtagtttcaaatttcagAGAAATTATTAGATGGTACAGTACCACCAAGTGGCACTGACAGTTGATAGTACCCACCAACAAATGCAAGACACGTGGCAAAGCTCACAACTTCGACTTCCAGCTCATTTTCCCGTTCCTCCTCCTTGAATCGGATCCAGAGGGAGTTCCGATCCGAGTTATGCCGTCCTGGATCTCCTGGAATTGGCTCTGAAGCACATTCGAACGGAACCCATCTTCTCCAAAAGACCCTTCAATTGCAGCAGGGAACCATCAAACTGATTCATCATCGATTGTTTGAAACCAGAAACCATCTTCGCCATTGTCGAGCAAGTTTGCTTCTTCttttaaagattaaaaattaaatttaaaaaaaaaaacccaaaaattaagGATCGAAATGTTACGAACGCGATTCCGTGAAACATGGACAAAAAAGAGAAAACCCCAATGTGCCTAGCGTGTTCGGTGATCAAAGAAGGTGCATTTTTCAATttctgaaaaaacaaaaccctaaaaacagaGGACATACTGAAAGCGAAAGAAAGGCTGCCATTGCTGATGAAATGAAGAAATCGCACACCTTTGAGTTGGAATTTCTCAGCTTTGAACTTGAAATCGACGGCTATGGAGGAAGGAGGGCGCAAAACTTGACGCTTTAGCCGCTGGTTCTTCTTCTGGAAGCCAAAGATGTGAACTTTGTCACGTGTCATGCTTTTGTTGGTAGGTACTACCAGCTGTCAGTGCCACGCGGCGGTACTGTATTATCTAATAATTTCTCCAAATTTCAATGTGATTGCTTAGTTACAAATTTCTTTCACAATTTGGTGTGCGACATTTAGGAAACTCACAATTTTAATTgctaatttcataaataaattGACTGAATTAATTATTATCCTTGCGCTGCAATTAAATTTGCAGTACTAAATTTCACTTTTGGTCTTTTTAGTTACTCTGAGTTTCACATTAGTCCCTAGAGTTTAAATCGTTGCTTCggattttggttcggtttcccTCGCTTTTAGTGAACTCAGTTTTCTTCGGGGGCCCGGGGGGGGGGTGTTTTTTTTGCCTCGGGTTGGTTTTTGGGTTCTTTGGGTTTTTTATTCCGCTCTACTAAAAATGGATACTTTGAAGACATAACTATTAAAAATTGCTAAGTtcatgagaggtcttagattgaATGTCATGAATGAAAAGTTTGATAtggtttgtattaaaaaaacaaaaaaattgagagTTGAGTATAAAGTCGAAAGAAGATAAGTTCAGATAGCATAGCATCTAAAACCACATCAAGTAACTCAGTGATAAGGGCATGAATTCTAGCTTCCAAAAATGGTAGATAACTCTGACTTCCcctttttgttttgtaaaaaaataaaaaggagcgTAGGATCTAGGTCCGGGCTGCATTTGGGCAGAGGATTTTTAAAGCCCATCCTCATCTGGGCCCGGGCCAGAAAAACCCGTTTGAGTTATgcctgaaaaataaaataaaaaataaaatgaaaattttatgttTGGCAGagaattcaaaaatataaaccCCATAAACCCCGATCATGGAGAACAAGTAAATTGAACTCGCCCGGAGCAGctctcttcttccagttggctCTTCCACTTCCGCCCTCCCATCAGCGCAATCGCCGCCGATTCCCCCCGTCCAATCTGCCTTCGCCAGTTCCCCCATCGCAAGGTACGTTTCTCTCTCTTCGTTCACTGTTTCAGTCGACCTCAAcattttcgttttctttttaggttttgatcatctttttttttttttccaatcctCCGGTGAGATCCTAATGATCGCCGCCGTTTGATTTTCTGATCACGTTCTCTCGCTCTATACTCTATATAAATGTCTTGCTTTTTCCtctatttagggtttttttttctctctgttCAAATTTCGTTCTTCCTCACTAGAGTATTTGGTAAATTTTGGATGTGAATGCGGAAATATGATAAAAAGGGATCAACGTACATTGATTTCTATCTAATTGTCTTTATTCGGCGACTAGAATTCTGTCCGGTTTTAATTATTCTTGTCCGGCTTTTGTGATTGTTTCAATTCAACGAtctgagttttatttttttttctttcgtatttttatataattttgtgTCGAAAATTATTGTCTCTAGTGTGTATTCAGGTTTGTTATTTTGAATGTGAAATATGTTGCTTTGATCTGCTCAATTTGAATAAGTGCATTGCCCTATTTATGTTTTGCAGATATCAAgttctgatatatatatatatatatatatatatatttttttttttttttggtatttgctGCTTAATCTGAGTATGTATGTCTAATAATGTTGGATAACAGGAGTGCAGCCAATGTCTTTTGATCTCAACAACGAGCATCCATCAATTATTCGATTGTTTTGTTTTATGAACCGAGGTAGGCTCTGGTGTTTGCGGAGGATCTTGTTCCGTCATTGGACTTGAGGAGACGTGCTGCTTGGTTTCAAAAAACTATACTTTATTTTCTTCGCATCTTGTGAGGAATTTCCACATTGGGATTTAAGGTTATTGTTAGATAGTTGAGACGTGTATATTGTAAATGGGGAAAGGGAAATCATTGTTGCCTCCTGGTTTTCGGTTTTCTCCAACTGATGTAGAGCTTGTACAATATTATTTGAAGAGGAAAGTAATGGGGAAAAGACTCCGTTATAACTTCGTTGCAGAGGTTGACATTCATAAGTACGCTCCTTGGGATCTTCCAGGTAATATGTCATTCTAACTTATTTTCTTTCTTGTCTTTATTTTATATACCTTGTCATTGTAATTAGCCTTGGCTTTCCTGCTTTGTAATATGTTTCTGAGTGTGTTGTGCTTTTATTTTTCAGACAAATCTAGTTGGCAAAGTGGAGATTTAAAATGGTACTTCTTTTGTCCGACAGAAAGGAAGTACCCAACTGGGGCTAGAACGAAACGTACAACTGAATGTGGTTACTGGAAGGCCACAGGAAATGACAGATCTGTTCTTTACAATGGTGAAGTTGCGGGCAAGATAAAAACATTGGTTTTTCATACAGGTCGAGCTCCAAAAAGAGACCGAACAGACTGGGTTATGCATGAGTATAGGCTTGAATCTAAGGACCTAGCTAATCGTGGTGTGCCTCAGGTAGATGATACTCTTCCTCTCATAATTTTGTATTCTTCCTTGTTTTCTGTAAAATTTGTTTGTCAATCTGCACCGAGTTTGTAATATACTTTCCTTTTGTAAAGATTTGTTATTCTTTAATGTTTCAGCTGATTAGAATTTTTTCATGCTTCTGAATCGAACTGTTACTTTGTACAATTTCTTATACTGCTTTGGATGGCTAGCCGGTGTTGATTACTTTTTCTGTCTTTCTCATATTGCAGGAATCGTATGTGCTCTGTACCATTTTTCAAAAAGAAGGGCCAGGGCCAAGAAATGGTGCACAATATGGTGCGCCCCTTATGGAGGAAGACTGGAGTGATGATGAGGCTGAAAATTGTTCAGAAGCAGTCCCACATGCAAATATGCCTGTACCAAACCTTGTTCTGCCGAGTGACTACAATAGTTCCATCACTACTAGCACGTACACCCATGATGGTATACGCATAGGTCCTTCATCTGAATCGTGTATATCAGATGTTGTACCACTTTCTTGCAATGTTTCCCAACTGGTTTCCAGCAATCATGCTACAGTGGAGGAGCCTCATACTTCTGAGGATGATATCCTGTCAATGTTGGCTTGCTTCTCAGAAGAAAGCCCTTCATTATTTgaagaaaacgaaaaaaataaGGTGTGTAATACGCCCTTCTCTCTTTTCTGCATGTAGTTTATAGCATTCATGGTTTAATAGTAAGTGGAACCACCAATCATGAAATGAATTTACATTTTCTGAGTGGTGGAATCGTCACTACTATAAAATTGAGAAAGGTTTATGTTGTGAGACTATGCTCATGCTATAGCTTTCCAATGCATATGTGATAATGTGGCAAGATAGAGTTAGGTTAGATTTTGTTGAATTCAAGGAGTTAGCGTCTATACTTTCTGTGACTGAAGTTCTATCACTGATGTCGTAGAGGTTGTTGAAAGATACAAATTAGCCTTTGTGTGGAAGTTGGGACTCTATAGTCGTTGTTAATAATTATAATACCAATGTTATTTCTTGAAGCTAGAATTTAAAATTGGATGGTGTGACTGTCCGAGTTTATAAATAGATGGCGTgccttgagaagttgatggtTTTGAATGTCGTTTTTGATAATTTCATTATGTACTACAGCATCTTGAATATCTTATGCATCTATATCTGTTTATAGAACAAAATTAAATCCGTAAGTACTTGAGTACAAATAAACTATCTTGCAAGTGTTCTTTGAACTTCTAAAGTACGTTAATGTAGAACTTCTTCATTATTTGCAGGAGGTTGGTAATGCCATTCCTGTTGGAAATGCTAGTGCAACGCCTCATCTCGTTATTAATGATATGTATGACAATTTAGGAGATTTGGGCAAGGCAGCAAGAGTCGGTGAAGAAGGATGTAGTTTCTCCAGTTTGCCAAATTCTGTTTGTGCTCCGGGTCAAATCCCACTAGGTGACCATGAGCAATATTTGGAGCTGGATGATCTTGGCGAACCATTGAATTACCGTGATTCTACATACACTCAGCCTCCTTCTATGTTCGGTCAGCCTCATGCTTCGCTGGGAGAGACATCTTTTCAGGGTGAAGACCAGTTGAACGTGTTTGATAACGTGAACTTCTGAAGTTATTATTGCACTCCAGTCTTTCAAACCAAACTTGTTAAAACGGTTTCGCTAACTTTCAGAAGTTCACCTTCTCAAACACAAACTTTGAGTTAATTCTGCACTTTCTTTTTCGTTGTTACGACAGAGCAGTAGTAAATCCTAATTCACTAGTTGGGTGTTGGATTTGAATCGCGTCACCATGTTGTACAAAAATTGTGACATGGTATGACCAATGATTGCTTAGTAATTTAACATGTTATAACTAATTCACTTGTGCTATAACAATTTTTGTTTCCTATATTAtaattagggatgggcaaaatactcATGGTATGGGTAATCGCGGTTACCCGTTCATTTAAAGTTGATGATTATAGTTATGGGtaaccatttaaacaaataaacggttatgggtataaccgtttatccatgaaatttaaatggacggttatgggtattatccgcggttataacgggtatccatcggTTATGGTTAATATTCATGGTTATAACGGGTATTCATTTacctatttaatttaatatatgtaaaattaaaaaaaaaaattaaaaaccctcagAGTTACAACTCCGTCACTCTCTTTCTCCGCCTTTCGACttcatcactctctctctccgtcgctCTCTCTTTGCGCCTCTCTCTCCGTCGCTATCTTTTTGTGACAGAGCCTCTGCTAATTGAAGTTGACCAAATATACCATCTTGCCTGCCCTGCTTCCCCGATCTTCTACAAGTACAATCCTGTAAAGGTGTGTCTATCAATATTTTGTGTAAATTTGAGGAAAGTGAATAATCGAACTTTAAGTGTTAACGGGAACTGAAATAATAGTGGAAAGTTACCTTCTTGTGTAACAGACAATAAAGACGAATGTGATTGGTACATTGAACATGCTGGGACTTGCGAAGCGAGTCGGAGCAAGGTTTGATTATGTAGTTCTGTCTTCTTTGATTTAGCCATCTTTCTATGTCTTTTTTGTTTCTCACGGTATGAACTTGAATCAGGATTTTGCTTACATCTACTTCCGAGGTGTACGGGGATCCTCTCATTCACCCCCAGACTGAGAGCTATTGGGGAAATGTGAATCCTATTGGTACAGTGTTCATTCTGGAAATttgattctctctttttctGGATGTTATCTAGTAAATTCCCTCTCTATATTTTGACATAATGCGATAATTGgttagcgagaatcgaactaAGGACCTCGAATATTTCCCCCAATAGCTATATAGAAAAATATcgttcgtaaactattatttcaattattggaattatacgaggacttaaatgattaaaatagggaaatgtatgctaaaatgtacttataatggtgtttaattgtcagaaaataaaaattatgacaaatttttcttttgtaattttcaaattgttaaaaaaataatgtagacgagagaaaaaaaaaagggtaaatgggtaaaaaaaggaTACACGGGCgaaaaaatgggtaaacgggtaaatggttatggttatggttaaatgggtaaatggttatggatAAATGGGTACACAGTTATGGGTatggataaccgtttataaacggttatggttatgggtataaccatttatgtaattacccaacgggtaaacggttatgcgggtatgaatataaacggttatgggtaaaataaccgcggttaaccgcccgcataaccattgcccatccctaattaTAATGCATGGATTAGTAACATGATGTGTTAGTGTGATTGAAACTCAAAAAGAACGATGATGTGAGGTTAATGTAATTACAAATTTGACATCAGGTTTAGACTACCTACCACCTCACAAGCTCCAACCGATTCTCTTTAGTCAATCCAAGAGTGACAATTGACGAAACTCAGGTGTTACACTCTATTATGTCTCGCTTACTCCTTGTACTATTCTTTTGTGTTTCACATTATTTAATCTCATTCTCATCAACTAGGTTGGAGGAGGGAGCTGTTAGTTTTGCTGACGTACCAAATACTTGGGAGGACATTTGAATCCGCAAAAAAAGAGTGTTGATAAGCTCACCTCATTTGCTTATTTCTTCGGCCATTTTATTATCTTACCCCCTTTTAAAAAGTTTAAAATGCAAAAATGCTCTTTTCCCCGCCCTCTTTATCTCCAAAATGACCTCCTTTCCCTATTTTTATTCCGCTTAGGCTTCAGAATTCGGTCACTTCGTAGATCTCTAACCAATTGCACCTTTCCTTCCATCTCCAACACAACCCTCCCCCCTCCATTTTTCCGAGTCCCACGAACAAGGTCACGTTCCCAAAATTTCGTCCTCATAATCCAATCCAAATCCGCAGCAACCCCAATTCCTTCTCATGGTCTTCCATttcgtttttcaatttttaaaataattgtttcattaataaaatattttgaacAACTGTTATATACGATTAAACTAGAGgaatagaaaataaagaaaatatttatttGGAGGAATTTAGATACTTGCAGAGAAgttattgttttttctttttgctttggtCCTTAGATGTTATTTTACAAGACAGTAGGTGAGTTTATCAGCAATCTGCAAAAATTACCCTTGTTAAAATTCTCAGATTCTCTAATCTATTCCTATATTTATTGTTTTCTCTAACCCATTCCTATATTTATTGTTGAAAAGAcctctttcctcttttttccCTTCCCTTCTCTCATATTCTATTTGAACGGTGACAATTAAACTACGTTAGCATATTGTACTAATTTTATATAGAAAAAGAATGACAAAATAGGAAATGTGAAAGGAGggaagggaagaagatgaaaagagaaagagagagaatcaTAATCTACTTCTTTAACCTTGTTACTACATTTCTTTCACGTTTTTCTCGACTCAGTTCACGAAATAGGTAATAGAACATGGTAGGTGCCAGATTTGCAGCAACATAATAGCAGTGTAAAGGCGATTTTTCTGATGTATCGGGGAGCTGCCACATGTCCTCCATCATGTGCTTAagtcttatttttttaattttcgcaATTTAAATCTGTGTAACGTAAATTTCACTTGTATACAAGAACACATCATTTTCCTGCAAAGGATAAGACCAAGAGCAAGGCATGGAAAAAGCTAAAGGAGAAAAGTTGGTATTGGACCAACTAGATCGACAGATACTAGTAAGACAACTGGTTCTTAGCGtaagaaaatcacataaaaagcAGAGAAAACTGAATCCCTCAACCTTGGAATGGAGACACATTCTGAGAGGAGAAAGGGTAAGGAGCTCTCTTAAATTAAGACTTTTTATGGATTATGTGTTACCTCATAATTTAACATCAATTCTCGtgtcaaaattataaaatattatgtcaaaaatATAAAGTGACAGTTCATAAAAAGTtccacttttgagagagtctctCAATCTATGGGAACAAAAATATGCACATCATTTTATtgatgaaaacaaaattaacaaattgtATGCTCTGTTAACGAAGAAAAATCAACCAACATTGTATGCCAGTTTTGCTTATTTGTCTTTGAGTATTTGTTTGTAGCCTTGGTGGAGCCTGTcactttttcttctttgcttATGATTTTGCCTTTGAGATCGCTTTACATTCCTTTTTATATAACGATACACATTTAAGAGTTaggtaataaattaatattgaaCTCGTcgtctgtaacatcccacatcgatcaACGGAGAGAGGgtgatatgccttatatgtacatgcctacCTCTATATAGCACGA
This genomic interval from Malus domestica chromosome 05, GDT2T_hap1 contains the following:
- the LOC103432740 gene encoding dehydrodolichyl diphosphate synthase CPT3 — translated: MEKTSGNIATRLFWSIVSFLRRCLFLVISIRPIPRHIAFIMDGNRRYAKKRKMMDGDGHRVGFLALMSMLKYCFELGVTYVTVYAFSIENFKRNPEEVQSLMDLMQEKIEGLIKEESIVNQYGVRVHFIGNLKLLSEPVRSAAERAMAATANNSRGVLSICIAYTSTDEIVHAVQESCEEKLDEISSMNAIKAGYGLTKLGGNEENEREKIVKLTDIEKHMYMAVAPDPDVLIRTSGETRLSNFLLWQSAFCYLYSPSVLWPEIGFRHVVWAVLKFQSNYFYLERKRKQS
- the LOC103432745 gene encoding NAC domain-containing protein 82-like (The RefSeq protein has 2 frameshifts compared to this genomic sequence), translated to MGKGKSLLPPGFRFSPTDVELVQYYLKRKVMGKRLRYNFVAEVDIHKYAPWDLPDKSSWQSGDLKWYFFCPTERKYPTGARTKRTTECGYWKATGNDRSVLYNGEVAGKIKTLVFHTGRAPKRDRTDWVMHEYRLESKDLANRGVPQESYVLCTIFSKRRARARNGAQYGAPLMEEDWSDDEAENCSEAVPHANMPVPNLVLPSDYNSSITTSTYTHDGIRIGPSSESCISDVVPLSCNVSQLVSSNHATVEEPHTSEDDILSMLACFSEESPSLFEENEKNKEVGNAIPVGNASATPHLVINDMYDNLGDLGKAARVGEEGCSFSSLPNSVCAPGQIPLGDHEQYLELDDLGEPLNYRDSTYTQPPSMFGQPHASLGETSFQGEDQLNVFDNVNF